The Lycium barbarum isolate Lr01 chromosome 11, ASM1917538v2, whole genome shotgun sequence genome contains the following window.
ACAAAATAATCTCTCGCATTGTTGACAATGCATCTGTGACCAAAATCTTATAATCCCCAATCTTTCTATTTCCCGATTATTTTACATTTTAATGAAACGAAATTCTATCTAGGACATGAAATTAGATTGGAAAGTGTGGAGGTCAAGGATTAGATAGGGAAGTGTTGGTTATGCGTACTCTTAGTAGTAGTATTATTTAGTACTGGAGTAGTTGTCTGTTCTTCGATGTGTATCACTATGATTCTTTATTGCGCTTTGGCTTTGTACCTCTTGTTCTTTTGCTGTCATATTTTTCTGTGTCTGCATCGAAGTCCTTTTCCTTTATATTGTTGTTGAAATAAAAAATTTCATTAAATCTCTCTTCCTTTTTATTGTtgttgaaataaaaaaacttcaTTAAATCTTTCGTAATAAATAATTAGTTCATATTGTTAATATATTTAAATAATACTAATTGTAAAAGAGATCTTAGATGTCCAGTTTCCATAATTGACTTTCaaacacacttttctttttattcaAAAGGAACCACAAACTAAGATTAAAACTTAATCATCGTGAGCACACCTACATTAGGTTAAATAACATATACATTAATCAAAGCATGAAACTGAAATATCTCGCCGCTTGAACCATTAACATGGTTGGTACTCACTTGTGAAATATATTTTTCGTTGCTAGCTTTGGTTTCTTATGTGATCGGTTCTTGTGACTTTCAAGAGCTTCATAGTCAATCCTCTTTTGCCACTTACTCTTGCATAGTTTAATAGGCCGGTTACCAACATACTTCCCATTCATTGTTTTAAGTGCCTTAGAAAGGTCTAATGGGTTGGAAAAACTCACAAATCCATATCCCTCAGTCTTACCAGTCCGTTTGTCTCTCACAACCTTAGCCATATTAAAACTTGGAAATCTTGAAAAGGCTTTTGATAGGACATCATCATTCACCTCATTACCAAGATCACCACAGAATAGACGATAATCATTCTCTGGCCACTCTGCAAGACTAGGATCTTCCCACCTTTTTCCTGCTGCCTTACGAGGTGCCATTGCAACACAGGAGaattagggttttctattatgaGACAACGTGAATTATAGTATTGATAACGTAAAAAGAAGAACACACGTGACCAACTCTTATTATTTAACGAAAGATGTTTCAGAAGGATACATAATTATGAAGGAAACCATGTATATATAGACTCTGAAAGACCCTAAACC
Protein-coding sequences here:
- the LOC132618886 gene encoding uncharacterized protein LOC132618886 — translated: MAPRKAAGKRWEDPSLAEWPENDYRLFCGDLGNEVNDDVLSKAFSRFPSFNMAKVVRDKRTGKTEGYGFVSFSNPLDLSKALKTMNGKYVGNRPIKLCKSKWQKRIDYEALESHKNRSHKKPKLATKNIFHK